The genome window GCTCTCCAGCTACAAGAGCGGCAAGGGTCGCGACACCATCACCAGCGGTCTGGAAGGCGCCTGGACCTCCAATCCGACGCAGTGGGACAATGGTTATTTCGACGTCCTCTTCGGCTACGAGTGGGAACTGACCAAAAGCCCGGCCGGTGCCTGGCAGTGGACGCCGAAGGACCTCAAGGAAGAGGACATGGCGCCGGATCCCGAGGATCCTTCCAAGAAGGTGCCGATCATCATGTCCACCGCCGACATGGCGATGCGCATGGACCCGGCCTACGAGAAGATCTCGCGCCATTTCCACGCCAATCCGGACGAATTCGCCGACGCCTTTGCCCGCGCGTGGTTCAAGCTGACCCACCGCGACATGGGCCCGATCACGCGCTACCTCGGCCCGGAAGTGCCCAAGGAAGAGCTGATCTGGCAGGATCCGGTTCCGGCGGTCGATCATCCGCTGGTCGATGCCACGGACATTGCCGACCTCAAGGCGAAGCTACTCACCTCCGGCCTGTCGACCGCAGAGCTGGTCGCCACGGCATGGACGTCGGCTGCGACCTTCCGCGGCTCCGACAAGCGCGGCGGCGCCAATGGCGCGCGCATCCGACTTGCACCGCACAAGGACTGGGACGCCAACGAGCCCGCGCAGCTTGCCAAGGTGCTGAAGGTTCTTGAAGGCATCCAGGCCGACTTCAACGCCGGCGCGTCCGGCGGCAAGAAGGTCTCGCTCGCCGACCTGATCGTTCTCGGCGGAACGGCCGCGGTCGAGAAGGCCGCAAAGGATGCCGGTCATGCGATCGAGGTGCAGTTTGCACCGGGCCGCACCGATGCGACGCAGGAGCAGACCGACGTCGACAGCTTCGACGTGCTCGAGCCGATGGCCGACGGGTTCCGCAACTATCAAAAGACCGACTACACGGTCTCGACCGAGGAACTTCTGGTCGACAAGGCTCAGCTTCTGACGCTAACCGCGCCGGAAATGACCGTTCTCGTCGGCGGAATGCGCGCGCTGGATGCCAATTACAAGGGCGCCAAGCACGGTGTCTTCACCGACCGTCCGGGCCAGCTCACCAACGACTTCTTCGTCAACCTGATCGACATGTCGACGGAGTGGAAGGCGGCCGGTGACGGCATCTTCGAGGGCCGCGACCGCAAGACCGGCGAGGTCAAGTGGACCGGAACGCGGGCCGACCTGATCTTCGGATCGAACTCGCAGCTGCGCGCCTATGCGGAAGTCTACGCCCAGGACGACGCCAAGGAGAAGTTCGTCAAGGACTTCGTCAAGGCGTGGACCAAGGTGATGAACGCGGATCGCTTCGATCTGGCGTGACGTCGAAGCGCCCGCACGTTCGGGCGCAGGGTTTGAAACCGAAACAAGCGGCGGTCCGGTCATCCGGGCCGCCGTTTTTTCATGGCGGCTCAAAAGACCGAATGCTCGCCCCGCTCCACGGTGGCCTCGCCGTTCAACACCCGCTCGTAATAGGCAAACAGCGTGTCGCTGCCGGTGGATGGCGTCGCGTCCGCATCATATGTATCGGTCGCCGGATCGAGAACCAGCATGGACTGGGTCGCGTAATAACGACCGATCCGCGCAAGTTCCGCCTTTTCCGCAAGCGTTGGACTGACCCGGCCCAGCAACGCCAGTCCGCCGATGATCCCATCCAGCAAGGCGACCGGGACGTGCTTGAATTTCGGGCTTCGCCCGAGCAGCCGAAACAGCGCCTCACCCTGCTGTTTCGGCGTGATCGCGGGTCCGGGGCCGCCAATCGGCAGCACCTGGTTGTGACGGCTCTCGTCAAAGACGCAGGCGGCAATGAAGCACCCGAGGTCGTCGTCGCTGATCGGCTTGCAGGCAGTCAGCTCGCCGTCGCCGAAGACCAGAAAGGGCTTTCCCTGCCTCACCCGTTCGATCTGCCCGGAGAGCGACTTGAAGAAGGCCGTCGGCCGGACGATTGCATAGGTGAGACCAGAGGCCATTAGCTCCGCCTCGAATGCGCGTTTGGCATGCTGAAACGCGAGCAGAGGCCGCTGCACGCAGATAGCCGACAACAGGACGAATGTCCCGGCCCCCGCCTCCCGCGCAGCATCCAGCGCATTGAGATTTGCCCGGTGATCGACCGCCCAGGCATCCTTCGGCGCACCGCTGCGCGACGCGAGACAGGAGACCACCGCATCGAAGCGCTCGCCGCAAAACCCGTCGCGGGCAAGCGAGGCCGGGTCCGTCACGTTGCCGAACCGCACCTGCGCCCCGGCAAGCATCCCCGCGCCCCCGCCACCGCCGGTCCCGCCGTCCCTGTCGGACCGCGGGCGCACGAAGCAGACGACCTCGGCGCCGCGCGCCACAAGGGCGCGAACCGTCGCCCGCCCGATCGTGCCGGTCGCACCGATAAGCAAGACGCGCGGTGCGGCCGTTGGCGCGAACCGTGACGCAACTGGCGATTGATCGATCATGAACCTCCAGGATTTTTCATGGCCCCACACTAGACGATCCGGCGGGCGGGTGAAGCGACCGATCCCGCAAACCCGTCACACGCAGCCCGACCAAAGAGTGACGACCCGGTTTTGTCTCACGCCACAGGCGGATGGGCCACCGCGAGGCGGCGCACCATGCGGCAATAAAGACGGAAGGCCAGACCATGGGCGCCAAGCCGGGTCGCCGCGACACACGGCAGGATCGTTCCCCAGTAGACACGCGCCAGCGTCGCCCGGTCGTTCTGGATCGCACGGGCGATGCCCGGCGCGATGCGATAGTATTCCGCAATCGCCGCAAGCCCGCCGGGGCGGGCTGAAAGCCAGCCGTCCCGGAAGGCCCGCAGGCTGCGCAGCTCGAAACAATCGTCCGCGCGGCCCATGTGCACGCAACAGGCGGTGGTCAGGAAACAGTCGAGCGGCTCGCCGCAGGTCTCCGGGCCGCTTTCCTCGCGCGACAGACGTGCCCGCGCATCGTTCATGAATTGGTCGAGCGCCGTGCCGAGACCGTCGGTGTCGAGATCGACCTGCGCGAGGCGCTTCCATTTCCCGCCGTCGGTGTCGTAGTAGCCGGTGATGAGTTGCAATCGTTTCGCGCCACGCAGCAGATCGGCCGCAGCATAGGTCTGTTCCTGAGATGAGACCTTCTCCCGGTGCCAGCCCGTTGTACTCGGGTTCGCGGCATCGAACCTTGGAAGCTGGTCAGGCGTGTCGCGGTCGACGCATGGCTCCTGACGGTCGCCAACCAGGTTTTCAGCCATGATGTCGCCCTCGGACCTCTCGGAACACAACTCCATCGGCTTGTAGAGGTAGACAATGCTGGTTTCACCGCCGCCATCGGGGTCTTTCAGCAGGAAAAACGTGCGCATCTCGCGCGGGCTTTTTCCCTGGTGCTTCGGCGTAAACAGCGCATTGTAGGTCTCGTCCGGGACGCTTACGTCGATCGCCGACCCGTCCTTGAAATACGCGCTCTCGATCGCATAGGTCGAACCGCTTTTCAGATCGAACGTCAACCCGGTCGGACGATGCTCGGCCGAGGCGGAATATCTGTGACCGATGAATTTATCGTCCGTATAGCGCGATCTGATGGCGACCCTGAGGGTCCATTCCTTGAACCGCGTCTCCGCATTGCACAGTCCCTCGTCCACATCGGCAAAGACAGGCAGGCAATAACCGGAAAGCCCGGTGGCCGCGAACGCTCCCAGAAGATGGCGTCGGGTAAGGTTTGACATGGAAGAGCCCCTGATTGCTTCAGGGGAGAGTTTTCTCGATCAAGACGGAGAGGGTCAAGTCCCCTGAGGGCTCCCGTCTGCCCGTGGGGAGGAGGCCTGCCCGAGGGGTGGAGGCCTAGCACTGCGAAAGGAGCGCGCCGGCTTGACTGCGGGTGACAGGCACGCGGACACGGCACGGACACCGGTGCGCTGCGTATCCTGCCTCATCCGCTTATGTGCCGGAACGATCGCTCCCGGTCTCGCGGTCGGGCGCATCGCGCGAGATTATTCGCGCGATGCGCTTTTTTCGATCGCCCGCGCATTCCCCGTCCCCGACGCGACGTGATCGGCGACATAGGCGCCGCGCTCGCCCATCGGCCGGTCTTCGCCAACGGTCGTGTCGATCCTCGTCTGATGCTCGATTTCAGCATTGAGTTCGGCGCCCATTATCGTCACCACAGCGGAAAACCAGAGCCAGAGCAGCAGGACGACAATGGAGGAAAGCGTCCCGTGAAGTGCTTCGTAATTGGCCACCCGTTCGACATAGGTGGTGAAGACAATGGATCCGACCAACCACAGCAGCGCAGCGGCGACCGCTCCCGTCGTGACCCACTTCGTCTTCGCCTGGCGTCTCGACGGAGCGAAACGATAGGTCAGCGAGAGTCCCACGATGACCGCAGCGATTATCACGGGCCAGCGGAAGATCGTCAGGAGCGTCTCGTTCATTCCGGAAAACGGGAGAACTGAAATGGCAACGGGAATGGCGACAAAGGCGATGACCGCGCAGACACCGATCAGGAGCGCGGCAAAGGTCAGGCCAAAAGCCGTCAGTTGGAAGCGCAACAACGGGCGTTCCTCGCGCTCCCGGTATGCGAGCGTGGCCGCCGTCATCATTGCCCGTACGCCGGCCCCGGCGGCCCAGAACGCCAGCAACACACCCAACAGCGCCTTCAAGGTCAGCGCTGAATGAGGCTGACTTGTAACAATAATGCGCTCGAACTGATCGGTGAAGAGGCTCATTGTGCTTTCCGGCAGAATGGCCCCGACTTCATCAAGCAAGCCACGGATTGCATCCGGTGACGCAAGCAGGGATGCGACCGAGAAAAGGGACGTAAGCGCAGGCACCAGCGCCAGAAGGAAGTAGAAGGCAACCCCCGCGCCGATCAGCAGCACATTGTCGGCCTGCACCTGTGTCCATGTGCGTTTCAACACAGCCCACCACCCGGCGAGCGGAATGTGCAGCACGGAGGTCGCCATCGCGCCATTGCGGTGGCGCACCGGTCGCTTCAATGCATTCATGACTGTTCAACGCGCGGCGTCTGCCTTGCGTTCCCTGATGTTTTTTTGGAACTCCGGACGTGCCGAGCCGTTCTCAAGGCACCGCTGGTGCGTCGTACACGACG of Stappia sp. ES.058 contains these proteins:
- a CDS encoding NAD(P)H-binding protein; its protein translation is MIDQSPVASRFAPTAAPRVLLIGATGTIGRATVRALVARGAEVVCFVRPRSDRDGGTGGGGGAGMLAGAQVRFGNVTDPASLARDGFCGERFDAVVSCLASRSGAPKDAWAVDHRANLNALDAAREAGAGTFVLLSAICVQRPLLAFQHAKRAFEAELMASGLTYAIVRPTAFFKSLSGQIERVRQGKPFLVFGDGELTACKPISDDDLGCFIAACVFDESRHNQVLPIGGPGPAITPKQQGEALFRLLGRSPKFKHVPVALLDGIIGGLALLGRVSPTLAEKAELARIGRYYATQSMLVLDPATDTYDADATPSTGSDTLFAYYERVLNGEATVERGEHSVF
- a CDS encoding YihY/virulence factor BrkB family protein; the protein is MNALKRPVRHRNGAMATSVLHIPLAGWWAVLKRTWTQVQADNVLLIGAGVAFYFLLALVPALTSLFSVASLLASPDAIRGLLDEVGAILPESTMSLFTDQFERIIVTSQPHSALTLKALLGVLLAFWAAGAGVRAMMTAATLAYREREERPLLRFQLTAFGLTFAALLIGVCAVIAFVAIPVAISVLPFSGMNETLLTIFRWPVIIAAVIVGLSLTYRFAPSRRQAKTKWVTTGAVAAALLWLVGSIVFTTYVERVANYEALHGTLSSIVVLLLWLWFSAVVTIMGAELNAEIEHQTRIDTTVGEDRPMGERGAYVADHVASGTGNARAIEKSASRE
- a CDS encoding CFI-box-CTERM domain-containing protein, which translates into the protein MSNLTRRHLLGAFAATGLSGYCLPVFADVDEGLCNAETRFKEWTLRVAIRSRYTDDKFIGHRYSASAEHRPTGLTFDLKSGSTYAIESAYFKDGSAIDVSVPDETYNALFTPKHQGKSPREMRTFFLLKDPDGGGETSIVYLYKPMELCSERSEGDIMAENLVGDRQEPCVDRDTPDQLPRFDAANPSTTGWHREKVSSQEQTYAAADLLRGAKRLQLITGYYDTDGGKWKRLAQVDLDTDGLGTALDQFMNDARARLSREESGPETCGEPLDCFLTTACCVHMGRADDCFELRSLRAFRDGWLSARPGGLAAIAEYYRIAPGIARAIQNDRATLARVYWGTILPCVAATRLGAHGLAFRLYCRMVRRLAVAHPPVA
- the katG gene encoding catalase/peroxidase HPI — protein: MDAITDDKTGKCPVMHGTPIASTFGVPSNRDWWPNQLNLKILHQNAAPTDPLGEEFDYAEAFKSLDYDAVKKDLHALMTDSQDWWPADYGHYGGLFIRMAWHSAGTYRTADGRGGGATGTQRFAPLNSWPDNGNLDKARRLLWPIKQKYGNKLSWADLMILAGNVAIESMGGKTFGFGGGRADIWEPEEDIYWGSENEWLATSDHEQSRYSGDRELVNPLAAVQMGLIYVNPEGPDGQPDPLASAHDIRETFARMAMNDYETVALTAGGHTFGKTHGAGDVANVGSEPEGASIEAQGFGWLSSYKSGKGRDTITSGLEGAWTSNPTQWDNGYFDVLFGYEWELTKSPAGAWQWTPKDLKEEDMAPDPEDPSKKVPIIMSTADMAMRMDPAYEKISRHFHANPDEFADAFARAWFKLTHRDMGPITRYLGPEVPKEELIWQDPVPAVDHPLVDATDIADLKAKLLTSGLSTAELVATAWTSAATFRGSDKRGGANGARIRLAPHKDWDANEPAQLAKVLKVLEGIQADFNAGASGGKKVSLADLIVLGGTAAVEKAAKDAGHAIEVQFAPGRTDATQEQTDVDSFDVLEPMADGFRNYQKTDYTVSTEELLVDKAQLLTLTAPEMTVLVGGMRALDANYKGAKHGVFTDRPGQLTNDFFVNLIDMSTEWKAAGDGIFEGRDRKTGEVKWTGTRADLIFGSNSQLRAYAEVYAQDDAKEKFVKDFVKAWTKVMNADRFDLA